A window of Thermosynechococcus sp. NK55a contains these coding sequences:
- a CDS encoding LptF/LptG family permease, whose translation MIRALRQIWLPTLPKLDQYLFSLLLPGFIFGLTVFTTLALTVGTIFDLVRQVADAQLPLAILLQLISYQLPAVLVLVFPMAVLLAVVGAMSRLSEEGEWIALRSVGICLARVLIPVVVFALFVSGLTLALNETAVPIAKYESQKLMRELLQQERTLGSGTDIFYPEYDRHGNVRRLYYGHRFDGSRIQGITVLDFSEPQVTQVISAESAEWNVRESRWLLSRGIAYLISHTGVSRNLLQFDQQEIRLPRPAQSQPLRPTDVNELSITQTRRALQRLDPDQEPELVRALKVHLAQSHAQPFLAVVFALLGVGFGLSPSQRRGRQGFGISVAVVFGQYVLTFFLGALGTIGTLSPLAAAWLPHSIGLVVAIALLWRADRS comes from the coding sequence ATGATTAGAGCACTGCGGCAGATCTGGCTGCCGACCCTTCCCAAGCTGGATCAGTATCTTTTCTCGCTACTACTGCCGGGGTTTATTTTTGGCCTCACCGTCTTTACCACCTTGGCGTTGACCGTCGGCACGATTTTTGATCTGGTGCGGCAAGTCGCCGATGCTCAACTGCCCCTAGCGATTTTGCTGCAATTGATTAGTTATCAACTGCCTGCCGTCTTGGTCTTGGTCTTTCCCATGGCTGTGCTACTGGCGGTTGTGGGGGCGATGAGTCGGCTCTCGGAGGAAGGGGAGTGGATTGCCCTGCGCAGTGTGGGCATTTGTCTGGCCCGTGTCCTCATACCTGTGGTGGTTTTTGCTCTATTTGTGAGTGGGTTGACCCTCGCGCTGAATGAAACAGCGGTACCGATCGCCAAGTATGAATCGCAAAAACTCATGCGCGAGTTACTGCAGCAGGAGCGCACCCTTGGCTCAGGCACCGATATTTTCTACCCTGAGTACGATCGCCACGGGAATGTGCGGCGACTGTATTATGGGCATCGCTTTGATGGCAGCCGCATTCAGGGGATCACGGTTTTGGATTTTTCGGAACCGCAGGTGACTCAGGTCATTAGTGCTGAATCCGCTGAGTGGAATGTACGTGAGAGTCGCTGGTTACTCTCTCGGGGAATAGCCTATCTAATTAGCCACACGGGGGTCAGCCGCAATCTCTTGCAATTTGACCAACAGGAGATCCGCTTGCCTCGGCCTGCCCAATCCCAGCCACTGCGGCCCACAGATGTGAATGAGCTCTCGATCACCCAAACCCGCCGTGCCCTGCAACGTCTCGATCCCGATCAAGAGCCAGAACTGGTGCGTGCCCTCAAGGTTCATTTGGCTCAGTCCCATGCTCAGCCTTTTTTGGCCGTGGTCTTTGCCCTTTTAGGGGTGGGGTTTGGCCTCAGTCCCTCCCAACGGCGGGGGCGGCAGGGATTTGGCATTAGTGTGGCGGTGGTGTTTGGTCAGTACGTGCTTACGTTTTTCCTCGGTGCACTGGGGACGATTGGCACCCTCTCGCCCCTGGCGGCGGCGTGGTTGCCCCACAGTATTGGCTTGGTGGTGGCGATCGCCCTACTGTGGCGTGCGGATCGCAGCTAG
- the lptB gene encoding LPS export ABC transporter ATP-binding protein, with product MTLTNKFLHLCSPSGRFALPTTLRLEGVCKRYGSRWVVDHVSLSVARGEVVGLLGPNGAGKTTTFYMATGIERPDEGRVWLDDEDITHAPLHQRARRGIGYLPQEPSIFRQLTVAENILLVLEETGVPRRQWRDRLDQLLTEFRLTHIAHTLGRRVSGGERRRTELARALAAGPQGPSFLLLDEPFAGVDPIAVHDLQDMIAKLRDRQIGILITDHNVRETLEIIDRAYILREGQILAAGNSWELAQDAKVRQYYLGEDFRF from the coding sequence ATGACCCTAACCAACAAATTCTTACACCTGTGCAGCCCTAGCGGGCGGTTTGCACTACCGACCACGCTTCGCCTAGAGGGAGTATGTAAACGGTATGGCAGTCGCTGGGTGGTGGATCATGTCAGTCTCTCGGTGGCACGGGGAGAAGTGGTGGGTCTGCTGGGGCCCAATGGTGCAGGAAAAACGACAACCTTTTACATGGCCACGGGGATTGAACGACCGGATGAGGGTCGAGTATGGCTGGATGATGAGGATATTACCCATGCTCCCCTACATCAGCGGGCACGGCGGGGCATTGGCTATCTGCCCCAAGAACCAAGTATCTTTCGCCAGTTGACGGTTGCTGAAAATATTCTCTTGGTTTTAGAGGAAACAGGAGTGCCTCGGCGGCAGTGGCGCGATCGCTTGGATCAACTGCTGACTGAATTTCGGCTGACCCATATTGCCCACACCCTCGGTCGGCGAGTCTCAGGGGGAGAACGGCGGCGCACCGAACTAGCCCGTGCCTTGGCAGCAGGTCCCCAAGGCCCCAGTTTTTTACTGCTCGATGAGCCCTTTGCGGGGGTAGATCCCATTGCCGTGCATGACCTCCAGGACATGATTGCGAAGCTGCGCGATCGCCAAATCGGCATTCTCATTACCGATCACAATGTGCGGGAAACACTGGAAATTATTGACCGCGCCTACATTTTACGGGAAGGGCAGATTTTAGCTGCCGGGAATAGCTGGGAATTGGCACAGGATGCCAAAGTGCGGCAATACTACCTTGGTGAGGATTTTCGTTTCTAG
- a CDS encoding LptA/OstA family protein, whose amino-acid sequence MLQSCSRWPSRLLVIGTLGVGLAIAPLFWRPADSQQTPSQALTILADVQQANAITGVITAQGNVQLRYPARQIQATAAQAQYFSREGRIVLSGNVYVLQQGNSLRADTITYLIEEAKFVALPAPSRQVESILMIPDDPNQQILTPVQP is encoded by the coding sequence ATGCTGCAATCTTGTTCCCGATGGCCATCCCGCCTTTTGGTAATAGGTACACTGGGAGTAGGGTTAGCAATTGCTCCCCTTTTCTGGCGACCCGCAGACTCCCAACAAACCCCTTCCCAAGCCCTCACCATCTTGGCTGATGTACAGCAAGCAAATGCAATCACGGGGGTGATTACAGCCCAGGGCAATGTGCAACTGCGTTACCCTGCCCGCCAAATTCAGGCCACGGCGGCACAGGCACAATACTTCAGCCGTGAGGGGCGCATTGTCCTCAGTGGGAATGTGTATGTTTTGCAACAGGGGAACAGTCTTCGGGCCGATACCATCACCTATCTTATTGAGGAAGCAAAATTTGTCGCTCTACCCGCCCCCAGCCGCCAAGTCGAATCTATTTTAATGATCCCAGATGACCCTAACCAACAAATTCTTACACCTGTGCAGCCCTAG
- the holA gene encoding DNA polymerase III subunit delta: MPVYFYWGEDQFQLEQAVKNLRQQVVDPLWEGFNFEKFAGEEAEAVQAALAQVMTPPLGGGDRLVWLVNTTLGQRCSAELLADLELTLPQIPPNCHLLLTSTQKPDSRSKAVKLLQQHGNIQEFSPIAAWKTAEIEQQIREAAQRYQLHLPPEGVQLLAAAVGNDSRQLHNELEKLALFAGDRPLTAEDITTLVHATQQSSLTLASTLLRGDTAAALTQLEDLLLQNEPPLRLLATLTKQFRTWLWVKLLSHERDNQRIAKLAEVGNPKRVYFLQKEVNAVALPALQTCLQILLATEYQLKLGAEPVATLRQGMIQLSLACSRRSWGDRSGGGDS, translated from the coding sequence ATGCCCGTTTACTTCTACTGGGGGGAGGATCAATTCCAACTCGAGCAGGCCGTCAAAAACCTACGGCAACAGGTCGTTGATCCCCTTTGGGAGGGTTTTAACTTCGAGAAATTTGCTGGGGAGGAGGCCGAAGCTGTTCAAGCTGCGTTAGCACAGGTGATGACGCCGCCCTTGGGAGGGGGCGATCGCTTGGTGTGGCTGGTGAATACGACACTGGGTCAACGCTGTAGTGCGGAACTACTTGCCGATTTAGAACTGACCTTGCCGCAAATTCCCCCGAACTGTCATTTGCTCCTCACCAGTACCCAAAAACCCGACAGCCGCAGTAAAGCTGTCAAGCTGCTGCAGCAGCATGGCAACATTCAGGAATTTAGTCCAATTGCCGCTTGGAAAACCGCTGAGATTGAACAGCAGATCCGTGAGGCAGCTCAACGCTATCAGCTGCACCTGCCCCCGGAAGGGGTACAACTGCTGGCAGCGGCCGTGGGTAATGACAGCCGCCAACTCCACAACGAACTAGAGAAATTGGCTTTGTTTGCGGGCGATCGCCCCCTTACCGCTGAAGACATCACAACCCTTGTTCATGCCACCCAACAAAGCAGCCTCACCCTTGCCAGTACCCTGCTGCGGGGAGATACAGCTGCTGCCCTGACCCAACTGGAGGACTTGCTGCTACAAAATGAACCCCCGTTGCGCCTTTTGGCTACCCTGACGAAACAATTTCGCACCTGGTTGTGGGTCAAGTTGCTCAGCCATGAGCGGGACAATCAACGGATTGCCAAGCTAGCTGAGGTCGGAAATCCGAAACGGGTCTATTTCTTGCAAAAAGAAGTAAACGCTGTTGCTCTGCCTGCCCTTCAGACCTGTTTACAGATTCTCTTAGCCACGGAGTATCAACTAAAGCTAGGGGCTGAGCCAGTGGCGACCCTACGCCAAGGGATGATTCAGCTTTCCTTGGCCTGCTCACGGCGTTCTTGGGGCGATCGCTCTGGGGGCGGTGACAGTTGA
- a CDS encoding metal-sensing transcriptional repressor — MSTESHSHFSPSVHSHPHHHSEESLRAIVNRLSRIEGHVRGIKTMVQDSRPCPEVLIQIAAVRGALDRVARLILDEHLDKCVTHAAQEGRIDQELAELKAALDHFLG; from the coding sequence GTGAGCACTGAATCCCATTCTCATTTTTCCCCTTCTGTGCATTCCCATCCCCATCATCACAGTGAAGAATCCCTGCGGGCAATTGTCAATCGGCTTTCGCGGATTGAGGGACATGTGCGCGGCATCAAAACGATGGTGCAGGATAGTCGTCCTTGCCCCGAGGTGCTGATTCAAATTGCCGCCGTGCGGGGAGCATTGGATCGGGTGGCACGATTAATTCTAGATGAACACTTAGATAAGTGTGTTACCCATGCGGCTCAAGAGGGGCGCATTGATCAGGAACTCGCCGAACTCAAAGCTGCCCTTGATCATTTTTTGGGATAA
- a CDS encoding YggT family protein: protein MPAVVVVNWVLGIILAIFTLIFLVRIVLTWYPQISLTQGPLKVIYWLSEPVLAPTRRIVPPLGGVDISPIIWVGIVTLLRELLVGQQGLLFILFPPA, encoded by the coding sequence ATGCCTGCTGTTGTTGTGGTCAATTGGGTACTGGGAATCATCCTCGCCATTTTTACCCTGATCTTTTTGGTGCGGATTGTCCTCACGTGGTACCCACAGATTAGCCTCACCCAAGGGCCATTGAAAGTGATTTACTGGCTCTCAGAGCCGGTGCTGGCACCCACCCGCCGCATTGTGCCGCCTCTCGGGGGAGTCGATATTAGCCCGATTATTTGGGTGGGTATTGTTACACTCCTTCGGGAATTACTCGTGGGGCAGCAGGGGCTGTTGTTCATCCTGTTTCCACCGGCCTAG
- a CDS encoding DNA adenine methylase: protein MAPYLPRQCRCYAEPFCGSAALYWYLFGQTQQGQFQFQQARLSDRNPELINCYQIVRDRVEDLIQKLTEYRQQHSEAFYYHIRSWDQQQLDPLTRAARLIYLNKTCFNGLYRVNRAGRFNVPMGRYRNPQIFDPEALRQASIALQDVTLSVADFQEVLTWAAAGDFIYFDPPYYPLSKTASFTSYTDQPFGEAEQIALAQVVAELAQRGCYVMLSNAWVEPMLQLYRCWRCIELKASRVINSNGHKRGKVSELLVVTYGCSTQEF, encoded by the coding sequence ATGGCCCCCTACTTACCTCGTCAATGTCGCTGTTATGCTGAGCCATTTTGTGGTAGTGCAGCGCTCTATTGGTATCTCTTTGGCCAAACCCAGCAAGGGCAGTTTCAATTTCAGCAGGCGCGGTTGAGCGATCGCAATCCTGAGCTTATTAATTGCTACCAAATCGTGCGCGATCGTGTTGAGGACCTGATTCAGAAACTCACAGAATATCGACAACAGCACAGTGAAGCCTTTTACTATCACATTCGGAGTTGGGATCAACAGCAACTTGATCCCCTGACCCGTGCCGCTCGCTTGATCTATCTGAACAAAACCTGTTTTAACGGCCTCTATCGCGTTAATCGTGCGGGGCGGTTCAACGTTCCTATGGGGCGTTATCGCAATCCCCAGATTTTTGATCCTGAGGCTCTGCGTCAGGCGAGTATTGCCCTCCAAGACGTGACGCTGAGTGTGGCCGATTTTCAAGAGGTCTTAACTTGGGCAGCGGCGGGAGACTTTATTTACTTTGATCCACCTTATTATCCTCTTTCCAAAACAGCCAGTTTCACCAGTTACACCGATCAGCCCTTTGGCGAGGCAGAGCAGATTGCCCTAGCTCAGGTTGTCGCTGAGTTGGCTCAGCGGGGATGCTACGTCATGCTTAGCAATGCCTGGGTTGAACCCATGCTGCAACTCTATCGCTGTTGGCGTTGCATTGAACTTAAGGCCAGCCGTGTCATCAACTCCAATGGCCATAAACGCGGTAAGGTTAGTGAACTGTTGGTTGTCACCTATGGTTGCTCAACCCAGGAATTCTGA
- a CDS encoding M48 family metalloprotease: MVKDGLRYWPLGMAFLLGVGLEPVRAAEMSLSPTGLAEEELIALIEADPLAQARLPQSEGSAIDLLPLPPQPAPEVDPPRKSPPSLPTTIEVKVDSLPSPVEPPPTTTDNSPENSPEAPTTPQLTAEQAVQEARLALLREGDRYWQLGELTTAQTYYQKAKADLNVPPPRVTPPAVLEISQLPPAAQVYWREVQSGSQLYSAQAVPLQLLVEQFPEFIPAQVRFAEFLAQQGSLKEAYAHLEKAASLYPDQPEIQRSLITIYDRQQQWLEAALAAQRFALLNPDHPATPEFEQLAAERMQRFRRRLQGQLREGMVMGALTGLVGVALTGNPLLSLNSIQMMTLMMQGESALGRSAARNISRQVKLLEDAEVQTYVNQVGQRLAKVAGRNEFEYEFFVIKDNDLNAFALPGGKIFINSGAILKANTEAELAGLLAHEIAHTVLSHGFRLMTQGTATANLTRLLPAGGYVTGILVTSYSREMEREADILGTQILARAGYAADGLLNLMHTLKKEYRHQEPPLPWFSTHPPTNERIRYIRGLMRDRGYTPFAFEGVERHQQIQAHLRTLVDSPNPPKSKGETAKTLQ, translated from the coding sequence ATGGTGAAAGATGGGTTACGCTACTGGCCGCTGGGTATGGCTTTTCTTTTAGGAGTGGGTCTTGAACCCGTCAGAGCAGCGGAGATGTCTCTATCCCCAACTGGTCTAGCAGAAGAGGAGTTGATTGCTCTCATTGAAGCAGACCCCCTTGCCCAAGCTCGCCTGCCACAATCTGAAGGCTCTGCTATCGATCTATTGCCGCTGCCACCCCAGCCCGCCCCAGAAGTTGACCCCCCTCGAAAATCTCCCCCTTCCCTACCGACGACCATTGAGGTCAAGGTTGATTCGCTGCCTTCTCCTGTGGAACCCCCACCAACAACGACTGACAATTCTCCAGAGAATTCTCCAGAGGCCCCAACAACACCGCAACTAACAGCAGAGCAAGCAGTACAGGAGGCGCGTTTAGCACTTCTACGGGAGGGCGATCGCTACTGGCAATTAGGCGAGCTAACCACAGCCCAAACCTACTACCAAAAGGCCAAAGCTGACCTGAATGTCCCACCACCCCGTGTCACACCTCCCGCTGTACTGGAAATTAGTCAACTGCCCCCTGCGGCCCAAGTCTATTGGCGAGAAGTTCAGTCTGGCTCCCAACTTTACAGTGCCCAAGCAGTGCCGCTGCAGCTCTTGGTGGAACAATTTCCAGAGTTTATTCCCGCTCAAGTGCGGTTTGCCGAGTTTCTAGCTCAGCAGGGTTCCCTCAAAGAGGCCTATGCCCATCTAGAGAAGGCCGCTAGTCTCTACCCAGATCAGCCGGAGATTCAACGTAGTCTGATCACAATCTACGATCGCCAGCAGCAGTGGCTGGAAGCAGCTCTTGCCGCCCAGCGGTTTGCCCTCCTGAATCCTGATCATCCTGCTACACCAGAATTTGAGCAACTGGCCGCAGAGCGCATGCAACGATTCCGGCGCCGTCTTCAAGGGCAATTGCGCGAAGGCATGGTTATGGGTGCCCTCACCGGCCTAGTCGGTGTCGCCCTCACGGGCAATCCCCTGCTGTCTTTGAACTCGATTCAAATGATGACCTTGATGATGCAAGGGGAGTCTGCCCTAGGCCGCTCAGCGGCGCGGAATATTAGCCGCCAAGTCAAGCTCCTTGAGGATGCGGAAGTACAGACCTATGTCAATCAAGTTGGGCAGCGCCTTGCCAAAGTGGCCGGTCGCAATGAATTTGAGTATGAATTTTTTGTGATAAAAGACAATGATCTCAATGCCTTTGCCCTTCCCGGCGGCAAGATCTTTATCAACTCTGGTGCAATTCTCAAAGCGAATACCGAAGCGGAACTTGCAGGATTACTTGCCCACGAAATTGCCCATACAGTCCTCTCCCACGGTTTTCGCCTGATGACCCAAGGCACGGCCACTGCCAACTTGACGCGGCTATTACCCGCTGGTGGCTATGTGACAGGGATTCTCGTGACTAGCTATAGTCGTGAAATGGAGCGAGAGGCCGATATTTTGGGCACGCAGATTCTCGCAAGGGCAGGCTATGCCGCTGATGGCCTACTTAACCTAATGCACACCCTCAAAAAGGAATACCGCCATCAGGAGCCACCGCTACCGTGGTTTTCCACGCACCCTCCTACTAATGAGCGCATTCGCTATATCCGTGGTTTGATGCGCGATCGCGGGTACACCCCCTTTGCCTTTGAGGGGGTCGAACGGCATCAACAAATTCAAGCGCACTTGCGTACCCTGGTGGATTCCCCTAATCCCCCAAAATCCAAAGGGGAAACTGCCAAGACACTCCAATAG
- a CDS encoding YdiU family protein has protein sequence MSRHRFQALEYEPAFLSLGEEYWDEVQAATFPRHILRFRNDALLPLMGLDPAEVTDVDFIAAFGQFQGREPFLAMRYHGYQFGEYNPRLGDGRGFLYGQFRGGDGQLYDLGTKGSGTTPYSRGGDGRLTLKGGVREVLASELLHRLGVRTFRSLSLVETGESLWRGDEPSPTRSSVLVRLGRSHIRFGTFERLHYLRRPDLIQRLLDHVIHYYYPHLLEIRDPKERGCVFYRELVARTADLAAQWLVAGFCHGVLNTDNMAITGESFDYGPYVFLERYDLGFTAASFDYYGRYAYGNQPAICAWNLEKLQVPLSWVIPLEEMAAALKTFGDRCQTTYLKLMLKRLGWADLPPELGRSLVAATQAFLSRSIISYPQFFISLRQEFSPEWAADVGHFFSGSLTLTPADQKLLEAWKRCYFELLQQATPPQRAAIPQTLRAANPLVILTRPHIEQIWQAIDQEDDWSQFTATLELMQA, from the coding sequence ATGTCTCGACACCGTTTTCAAGCCCTTGAGTACGAACCCGCGTTTCTTTCCCTAGGGGAAGAGTACTGGGACGAGGTACAGGCAGCAACATTTCCGCGGCATATTCTGCGTTTTCGCAATGATGCTCTCTTACCCTTGATGGGCTTAGATCCTGCTGAAGTCACGGATGTCGATTTTATTGCAGCCTTTGGCCAGTTTCAGGGGCGAGAACCCTTTTTGGCGATGCGTTACCACGGCTATCAGTTTGGGGAATATAACCCCCGTTTAGGAGATGGTCGCGGGTTTCTCTATGGCCAGTTTCGCGGTGGAGATGGTCAACTGTATGACCTTGGCACAAAGGGTTCTGGCACCACCCCCTATTCGCGAGGCGGAGATGGTCGCCTTACATTAAAAGGGGGTGTCCGTGAAGTTTTGGCCAGTGAACTGCTGCATCGCTTGGGGGTGCGTACCTTTCGCAGTCTCAGTTTAGTGGAAACGGGGGAATCCCTGTGGCGAGGGGATGAGCCATCGCCGACACGATCAAGTGTCTTGGTGCGCCTTGGGCGCTCCCATATTCGCTTTGGTACCTTTGAGCGGCTCCATTATCTGCGGCGACCAGACTTGATTCAACGGTTGCTCGACCACGTCATTCACTACTACTATCCCCATTTGCTAGAGATCCGAGACCCCAAGGAACGGGGTTGTGTCTTCTATCGTGAACTGGTGGCACGCACAGCGGATCTGGCGGCACAGTGGTTGGTGGCGGGATTTTGCCATGGTGTTTTGAACACCGATAATATGGCCATCACGGGTGAAAGTTTTGACTATGGTCCCTATGTTTTTTTGGAACGGTATGATTTAGGATTTACGGCGGCCTCCTTTGACTACTATGGCCGATATGCCTATGGCAATCAACCGGCAATTTGTGCTTGGAATCTGGAGAAACTGCAAGTCCCGCTGTCTTGGGTCATTCCCCTTGAGGAAATGGCAGCAGCGCTGAAAACCTTTGGGGATCGCTGTCAAACCACCTACTTGAAACTGATGCTCAAACGCCTCGGTTGGGCAGATCTTCCCCCAGAGCTTGGCCGTTCCCTCGTAGCGGCGACCCAAGCTTTCCTCAGTCGCAGCATCATCAGTTATCCTCAATTCTTTATCAGCTTGCGGCAGGAATTTTCCCCAGAGTGGGCTGCCGATGTGGGTCATTTCTTTTCGGGAAGCCTAACCCTGACACCCGCTGATCAGAAATTGCTAGAGGCTTGGAAAAGATGCTACTTTGAGCTATTGCAGCAGGCAACTCCACCACAGCGGGCAGCGATTCCCCAGACCCTACGGGCAGCCAACCCCCTTGTCATCCTCACTCGCCCCCACATCGAACAGATTTGGCAAGCCATTGATCAGGAGGATGATTGGTCGCAATTTACGGCAACTCTTGAGCTAATGCAAGCATGA
- a CDS encoding lipid-A-disaccharide synthase-related protein: MKRLLCLSNGHGEDAIASVTLQALKQRCPDINVMALPLVGLGSAYTRLGIPLLHAGKVLPSGGFIYMDLRHLWRDLKAGLLGLLGSQIRTLQAWQQLGGHLLAVGDIVPLLLAYGSGGTYSFIGTAKSDYYLYDGTGRPYGWGMGWAGSDYLPWERWLWRSPRCRGIFIRDELTAKGLRQLGYTVHYCGNPMMDLVMPPPGQSPFTTRTIVLLPGSRAPEAYRNWQHILGVLTPHQDQPLTCLAAVSPSLDLQLLEQSLKGWQPIASPLPKTTAWRLGQQQLILSSHHFREFLHWAEGGIALAGTATEQCVGLGKPVVTFAGEGPQFTRRFARRQKRLLGESIFFLDDPLEALPTLWGIWRDSELLARIAANGVERMGRPGASDRIAAQLLEILTD, from the coding sequence ATGAAGCGACTCCTTTGCCTCAGTAATGGTCACGGTGAGGACGCGATCGCCAGTGTCACTTTACAAGCCCTGAAACAGCGTTGCCCAGATATAAATGTAATGGCGTTGCCCTTGGTGGGCTTAGGGTCTGCCTATACTCGGCTCGGTATTCCGCTGTTGCACGCAGGAAAAGTCCTGCCCTCCGGTGGGTTTATCTACATGGATTTACGGCATTTATGGCGGGATCTCAAGGCTGGTTTGCTGGGACTTTTAGGATCGCAGATTCGCACCCTCCAAGCTTGGCAGCAGTTGGGAGGGCATCTTTTGGCGGTGGGGGATATTGTGCCATTATTGCTGGCCTATGGCAGTGGCGGCACCTACAGTTTTATTGGTACTGCCAAGTCTGACTATTACCTTTACGATGGGACGGGGCGCCCCTATGGCTGGGGAATGGGTTGGGCAGGCAGTGACTATCTTCCCTGGGAACGGTGGTTGTGGCGATCGCCCCGCTGTCGAGGCATTTTTATCCGCGATGAGCTAACCGCCAAAGGGCTGCGGCAATTGGGTTACACCGTTCACTACTGTGGCAATCCAATGATGGACTTAGTGATGCCCCCCCCTGGGCAATCCCCCTTTACCACTAGAACTATTGTGCTGCTGCCGGGGTCTCGTGCCCCCGAGGCCTACCGCAATTGGCAACACATTCTAGGGGTACTGACACCCCATCAGGATCAGCCCCTGACATGTCTTGCCGCTGTGAGTCCCAGCCTTGATTTACAGCTTCTTGAGCAGAGTCTGAAGGGTTGGCAACCGATAGCCAGTCCATTACCCAAGACCACCGCATGGCGGTTGGGTCAGCAACAACTAATCCTAAGTTCACACCACTTTCGTGAATTTTTACACTGGGCAGAAGGGGGTATTGCCCTTGCTGGAACCGCAACCGAGCAGTGTGTTGGCCTCGGCAAGCCAGTCGTTACATTTGCCGGTGAAGGTCCTCAGTTTACCCGTCGTTTTGCCCGCCGTCAAAAACGCCTACTGGGGGAGTCCATCTTTTTTCTAGATGATCCCCTAGAAGCCCTCCCTACCCTCTGGGGTATTTGGCGAGATTCTGAGTTACTAGCTCGAATTGCCGCTAACGGTGTCGAGCGTATGGGGCGTCCAGGAGCGAGCGATCGCATTGCTGCCCAACTTCTAGAAATACTCACCGATTAA
- the psbC gene encoding photosystem II reaction center protein CP43 produces MVTLSSNSIFATNRDQESSGFAWWAGNARLINLSGKLLGAHVAHAGLIVFWAGAMTLFELAHFIPEKPMYEQGLILIPHIATLGWGVGPGGEVVDTFPFFVVGVVHLISSAVLGFGGVYHAIRGPETLEEYSSFFGYDWKDKNKMTTILGFHLIVLGIGALLLVAKAMFFGGLYDTWAPGGGDVRVITNPTLDPRVIFGYLLKSPFGGEGWIVSVNNLEDVVGGHIWIGLICIAGGIWHILTTPFGWARRAFIWSGEAYLSYSLGALSMMGFIATCFVWFNNTVYPSEFYGPTGPEASQAQAMTFLIRDQKLGANVGSAQGPTGLGKYLMRSPTGEIIFGGETMRFWDFRGPWLEPLRGPNGLDLNKIKNDIQPWQERRAAEYMTHAPLGSLNSVGGVATEINSVNFVSPRSWLATSHFVLAFFFLVGHLWHAGRARAAAAGFEKGIDRESEPVLSMPSLD; encoded by the coding sequence GTGGTAACGCTCTCTAGTAATTCGATTTTTGCCACCAATCGCGACCAAGAATCCTCCGGTTTCGCGTGGTGGGCCGGTAATGCTCGTCTAATTAATCTCTCCGGCAAACTCTTGGGTGCCCACGTCGCCCACGCTGGCCTGATTGTTTTCTGGGCCGGTGCCATGACCCTGTTCGAGTTGGCTCACTTCATTCCCGAGAAGCCAATGTATGAGCAAGGGCTCATTCTCATCCCCCACATTGCCACCCTTGGGTGGGGTGTTGGCCCTGGTGGGGAAGTCGTGGACACCTTCCCCTTCTTTGTGGTTGGAGTGGTACACCTGATTTCCTCTGCCGTTCTCGGCTTTGGTGGGGTTTACCATGCGATTCGTGGCCCTGAAACCCTTGAGGAATACTCCTCTTTCTTTGGCTACGACTGGAAAGATAAAAACAAAATGACGACGATCCTTGGTTTCCACCTGATCGTCCTTGGTATTGGTGCCCTACTGCTGGTGGCTAAAGCCATGTTCTTTGGTGGTCTCTATGACACCTGGGCACCCGGTGGCGGCGATGTCCGCGTCATTACCAACCCCACCCTTGACCCAAGGGTCATCTTTGGCTATCTGCTGAAGTCTCCCTTTGGGGGTGAGGGCTGGATCGTCAGCGTCAATAACCTTGAGGATGTTGTCGGTGGTCACATTTGGATCGGTCTGATCTGCATTGCCGGTGGTATTTGGCACATCCTGACGACCCCCTTCGGTTGGGCACGCCGTGCCTTCATCTGGTCTGGAGAAGCCTATCTTTCCTATAGCTTAGGTGCCCTCTCCATGATGGGCTTCATTGCCACCTGCTTTGTCTGGTTCAACAACACGGTCTATCCCAGTGAATTCTATGGCCCTACGGGTCCGGAGGCCTCTCAGGCGCAGGCAATGACCTTCTTGATCCGCGACCAAAAGCTGGGAGCCAATGTTGGCTCGGCTCAAGGTCCCACGGGTCTTGGCAAATACCTGATGCGCTCTCCCACTGGTGAAATTATCTTCGGTGGTGAAACAATGCGCTTTTGGGATTTCCGTGGTCCCTGGCTGGAGCCCCTGCGTGGTCCCAATGGTCTTGACCTGAACAAGATCAAAAATGATATTCAGCCTTGGCAGGAACGTCGTGCCGCTGAGTACATGACCCACGCTCCCTTGGGTTCTCTCAACTCTGTGGGTGGTGTGGCCACCGAAATTAACTCGGTGAACTTCGTGTCTCCCCGCTCTTGGCTAGCAACCTCCCACTTTGTTCTGGCCTTCTTCTTCTTGGTGGGTCACCTATGGCATGCAGGGCGTGCCCGGGCGGCAGCGGCTGGCTTTGAGAAGGGGATTGACCGTGAGTCTGAACCCGTGCTCTCGATGCCTAGCCTAGATTAG